The Leptospiraceae bacterium genome includes a region encoding these proteins:
- a CDS encoding Helicase associated domain protein: MHQNKYLHKLTSTFEKTNSWSEVKKEIDSLLQNEGTVFVGKLFEEFTKLYFLHEPSVKDDFINVWLYNDIPLPIKKKLGLGKVEHGIDLLLEDNENRFIAVQCKYRTDESIFLHWSSDKIANLFGFCPKADGYIVFSNVSGIDQVSITRNEHFTFYGISDLLSIQDSTFESIYQALSGKIEQKTLKYSPKDHQLTAINSAIEYFQTNSRGQLILPCGAGKTLTALWIKEKLNVKNTLVLVPSLALLRQIKNDWARQKSIPYHYISVCSEKDINSEEADSLVSHSYEVGGFVSTDPKEVFSFLNRNVGKVVFSTYQSLPVIIESIKETDFKFDLIHCDEAHKTAGTKQGLFGLVHDNVKLPASKRLYMTATPRVVSDTLKQRATNDDEFLYDMNDANIFGEEIYRMSFKDAIDKGILVDYKIIAIGVNDSELREFIEERRYAGSEEFTMEDWANNYALEIVMKKYNANHAITFHSRVTYAKQFSERHAKLFKEVDSFYVSGEQHTSERAVILNQFKTSEKSIVANARCLTEGVDVPAIDLVYFCDPKNSKVDIVQASGRALRLDHSRNKQIGYIVVPVFHVSQDKLEDAIVESQFINLISIIRSLCDQDERLQEEINSIAFGKGKKSKSSSHIEVSFELKQEEKIFLEGFEEKLKNSLFDQIIDKTARSWDLQFMKFKEYLENNKEYPTKDTNPELYGWVASQRSGKKNGRLTLKQIENLDSIDFVWDSHEATWEENFEKLKEYRLTHEYEPSKEEDANLYHWLKLQKRDLREDEIYKNRRRRIADLNFKDRTDEQWEENFHKLKVYRMTHDYEPSIDENAILYRWLIAQKRKMNNLHYSRDRIEKILSLNFKGSLQEKIWEENFHKLKIFRMTHNYEPSKEDDVNLYQWLQLQKKDLRNDEVYKNRRQRIIDLKFEDRSNKNWEENFQKLKEYRLSHDYEPSKEEDAYLYQWLQIQKGEKSEEEIYQTRKQRIVDLNFKGSLQDKIWDEKFELLIEYLKTHNNKYPSQKSKDSIGKKLGIWSLRIRSDYKKGLLNEYRLNKLKSINFPFEPYEYRWDEFYKKLKKWFVTNEEFPSRSDDEDIYNWLINQIDKFVNDTLDESKRKLLEELNFQQFVDGIENKKTDEEIWEDTFQEVRKFKELNDCFPIYGKKNKNEIESRLGAWLIAQRQKNKKGKLTEEQKQKLTDIGFEWKDASELNAEIWDRTFQELKTYFMQHKSWPKINEGKLGQWCAAQRVWYKGQSKNNSEYPKERIEKLDSIGFPWELRDETWDDNVQKVKDYFVENNTNMLPTSINGETNVLYT, translated from the coding sequence ATGCATCAAAACAAATACCTTCACAAATTAACATCAACATTTGAAAAAACAAATTCATGGTCTGAAGTCAAAAAGGAAATAGACTCGCTTTTACAAAACGAAGGAACTGTATTTGTTGGTAAGCTGTTCGAAGAATTTACAAAGCTTTATTTTTTACATGAGCCATCAGTCAAAGATGATTTTATAAATGTATGGTTATACAACGATATACCGCTTCCTATTAAGAAGAAACTTGGATTAGGAAAAGTTGAACATGGAATAGATTTATTATTAGAAGACAATGAAAATAGATTTATTGCGGTTCAATGTAAATATAGAACCGATGAATCCATTTTTCTACATTGGAGTTCTGATAAAATTGCAAACCTATTCGGGTTCTGTCCTAAAGCAGATGGGTATATTGTTTTTTCAAATGTATCCGGAATCGACCAAGTTTCAATTACTAGAAACGAGCATTTTACATTTTATGGAATTTCGGATTTACTTTCGATTCAAGATTCAACCTTTGAGTCAATATACCAAGCGTTATCCGGCAAAATAGAACAAAAGACTTTAAAGTATTCTCCAAAGGACCACCAGCTAACAGCGATTAACTCTGCTATTGAGTATTTTCAAACCAATAGTCGAGGACAATTAATTCTTCCTTGCGGTGCAGGTAAAACACTAACTGCACTTTGGATAAAGGAAAAGCTAAATGTAAAGAATACCCTTGTGTTAGTGCCTTCCCTTGCACTGCTCAGGCAAATTAAAAATGATTGGGCAAGACAAAAATCAATTCCCTATCATTACATTTCCGTTTGTTCAGAGAAAGACATTAACTCGGAAGAAGCAGATTCTTTAGTTTCCCATTCCTACGAAGTAGGTGGATTTGTTTCTACTGATCCAAAGGAAGTTTTTTCTTTCTTAAATCGAAATGTGGGTAAAGTAGTTTTCAGCACCTACCAGTCATTACCCGTAATCATTGAATCTATAAAAGAAACAGATTTTAAATTTGATTTAATTCATTGTGATGAAGCCCATAAAACAGCAGGAACAAAACAAGGCTTATTCGGATTAGTCCATGATAACGTAAAACTTCCAGCAAGCAAACGGCTTTATATGACTGCTACTCCAAGAGTTGTAAGTGATACATTGAAACAACGAGCGACTAACGACGATGAATTTCTCTATGATATGAATGATGCAAATATCTTTGGCGAAGAAATCTATCGAATGAGTTTTAAAGATGCAATTGATAAGGGAATTTTAGTTGATTATAAAATCATTGCCATTGGTGTAAACGATTCGGAGTTAAGAGAATTTATTGAAGAAAGAAGATACGCAGGCTCGGAAGAATTTACAATGGAAGACTGGGCAAACAATTACGCTTTAGAAATTGTAATGAAAAAATACAATGCAAACCATGCGATTACTTTTCATTCTAGAGTAACCTACGCCAAGCAATTTTCGGAACGACATGCAAAACTTTTCAAAGAGGTAGATTCCTTTTATGTAAGTGGGGAACAGCACACGAGCGAAAGAGCAGTTATCCTCAATCAATTCAAAACTTCTGAAAAATCCATCGTCGCAAATGCACGCTGTCTAACAGAAGGCGTGGACGTTCCAGCAATTGACTTAGTTTATTTCTGTGACCCAAAAAATTCAAAAGTAGACATCGTCCAAGCGTCCGGCAGAGCACTCAGGCTCGACCATTCTCGCAATAAACAAATCGGTTATATCGTTGTTCCAGTCTTTCACGTAAGCCAAGACAAATTAGAAGATGCAATCGTAGAAAGCCAATTTATAAATCTAATCTCCATTATCCGCTCTCTCTGCGACCAAGATGAACGACTACAAGAAGAAATAAATTCCATCGCATTTGGTAAAGGTAAAAAATCAAAATCATCGTCTCATATTGAAGTTTCCTTCGAGTTAAAGCAGGAAGAAAAAATCTTTCTAGAAGGCTTTGAAGAAAAACTAAAAAATTCTCTTTTTGACCAAATCATCGATAAGACTGCACGGTCATGGGATTTGCAGTTTATGAAGTTTAAGGAGTATTTAGAGAATAATAAGGAGTATCCGACAAAGGATACGAATCCGGAATTATACGGATGGGTTGCTAGTCAAAGAAGCGGAAAGAAAAATGGTAGGCTAACACTTAAACAAATCGAGAACTTAGATTCTATTGATTTTGTTTGGGACTCGCATGAAGCTACTTGGGAGGAAAACTTTGAAAAGTTGAAAGAATATCGTTTAACGCATGAATATGAACCTTCAAAGGAAGAAGATGCAAATCTTTATCATTGGCTAAAATTACAAAAAAGAGACTTGAGAGAAGATGAAATATATAAAAATAGAAGACGGCGAATTGCCGATTTAAATTTCAAAGATAGAACTGATGAACAATGGGAAGAAAATTTTCATAAATTAAAAGTGTATCGTATGACGCATGACTATGAACCATCAATAGATGAGAATGCAATTCTTTATCGGTGGCTAATTGCGCAAAAGAGAAAAATGAATAACTTACATTATTCGAGAGATAGAATAGAAAAAATTTTATCTTTAAACTTTAAAGGCTCTTTACAAGAGAAGATTTGGGAAGAAAATTTTCATAAATTAAAAATATTTCGTATGACGCATAATTATGAGCCATCAAAGGAAGATGATGTCAATCTTTATCAATGGTTACAGTTACAAAAAAAAGATTTGCGAAATGATGAAGTATATAAAAATAGAAGGCAACGAATTATTGATTTAAAATTCGAAGATAGAAGCAATAAGAACTGGGAAGAAAATTTTCAAAAACTAAAAGAATATCGTTTATCACATGATTACGAACCTTCTAAGGAAGAAGATGCATATCTTTATCAATGGCTCCAAATTCAAAAAGGTGAAAAAAGCGAAGAAGAAATATATCAAACAAGGAAACAACGAATCGTTGATTTAAACTTTAAAGGTAGTTTGCAAGATAAAATCTGGGATGAAAAATTCGAACTATTAATTGAATATTTAAAGACGCATAATAATAAGTATCCGTCTCAAAAGTCCAAAGATTCTATTGGTAAAAAATTAGGGATTTGGTCTTTAAGAATTCGGTCTGATTATAAAAAAGGATTGTTGAACGAATATAGATTAAACAAATTAAAGTCTATAAACTTTCCTTTTGAACCTTATGAATATCGTTGGGATGAATTTTATAAAAAACTTAAAAAATGGTTTGTTACGAATGAAGAATTTCCTTCTCGAAGTGACGATGAAGATATTTATAACTGGCTTATAAATCAGATAGATAAATTTGTTAATGACACTTTAGATGAATCCAAACGAAAATTATTAGAAGAGTTAAATTTTCAACAATTCGTTGATGGAATAGAAAATAAAAAAACAGATGAGGAAATTTGGGAGGATACTTTTCAAGAAGTAAGAAAATTCAAAGAGTTAAATGACTGTTTTCCTATTTATGGAAAAAAGAATAAAAATGAGATAGAATCAAGGTTAGGCGCTTGGTTAATTGCCCAGCGACAAAAAAATAAGAAAGGAAAACTTACTGAAGAACAAAAACAAAAACTGACCGATATTGGTTTTGAATGGAAGGACGCTAGTGAATTGAATGCTGAAATTTGGGATAGAACCTTCCAAGAGTTAAAAACCTACTTTATGCAGCATAAAAGTTGGCCTAAAATTAATGAAGGGAAATTAGGACAGTGGTGCGCTGCACAAAGAGTTTGGTATAAAGGTCAATCTAAGAATAATTCTGAGTATCCAAAAGAACGAATAGAAAAACTAGATTCTATCGGATTTCCTTGGGAACTAAGAGATGAAACTTGGGATGATAATGTTCAGAAAGTCAAAGATTACTTTGTAGAGAATAATACAAATATGCTTCCTACTTCTATAAACGGAGAAACGAATGTTTTATATACTTAG
- a CDS encoding helicase associated domain-containing protein has product MDKLKEIGIDFENESSSPRVDKSWEENFAELKKQIEQRIFKSTNEDGSTPLLYRWLTRQKVKYKEQKLEQEKIEKLKSLGLIE; this is encoded by the coding sequence ATAGACAAATTAAAAGAGATTGGAATTGATTTTGAAAATGAATCATCTAGCCCAAGAGTAGATAAATCATGGGAGGAAAACTTTGCGGAACTAAAGAAGCAAATCGAACAAAGAATTTTTAAATCTACGAACGAAGATGGCTCTACTCCATTACTTTACCGATGGCTAACAAGACAAAAAGTAAAGTATAAAGAACAAAAATTAGAACAAGAAAAGATAGAAAAACTAAAATCACTCGGACTAATTGAATGA